A region from the Chloroflexota bacterium genome encodes:
- the rplT gene encoding 50S ribosomal protein L20, producing MARVKRSVASRKRRRRVLKAVRGHKGARSRQFKAAHEDLMHARQYAYAHRRTRRRDMRRGWILRINARARALGMTYSQFMHGLRRANIDLDRKVLADLALNEPEAFEDLVKAAQAAA from the coding sequence ATGGCACGAGTCAAGCGCAGCGTCGCCAGCCGCAAGCGCCGCCGGCGCGTCCTCAAAGCCGTGCGGGGCCACAAGGGCGCCCGCAGCCGTCAGTTCAAGGCCGCCCACGAAGACCTGATGCACGCGCGGCAATACGCCTACGCCCACCGGCGCACGCGGCGCCGCGACATGCGGCGCGGCTGGATCCTGCGCATCAATGCGCGCGCTCGGGCGCTGGGCATGACCTACAGCCAGTTCATGCACGGTTTACGTCGGGCCAACATCGACCTCGACCGCAAGGTGCTGGCGGACCTGGCGCTCAACGAGCCCGAGGCCTTCGAAGACCTGGTGAAGGCGGCGCAAGCCGCCGCCTAG
- a CDS encoding RNA methyltransferase, giving the protein MAPSPLIRSARNPAVAHVRLLQRGSTRRRAGHTVVEGPKLVAEALRAGVIVSVLCTAEPSPAAAAVADEAAAQGLSVRRCTDGIFDAVADTETPQGVLAVIATPDPPPVSGPALLLVVDGVQDPGNVGAMVRSAAAAGATGVVCAPGTADAYSPKAMRAGAGGQFRVPIRKAAEPADLESLADDVDIYAAVTDADLTYHDIDLTRPCGLIVGAESAGVSPAWRAASRATVRVPMHAEVESLNAAAAAAVILFEAARQRVAASTNKDPGARAD; this is encoded by the coding sequence GTGGCTCCGTCGCCGCTCATCCGCAGTGCTCGCAACCCGGCGGTTGCCCATGTTCGTTTGCTCCAACGCGGCAGCACGCGCCGCCGCGCCGGTCACACGGTCGTCGAAGGCCCGAAGCTCGTGGCCGAGGCATTGCGCGCCGGCGTGATCGTTTCCGTGCTGTGCACGGCGGAGCCGTCTCCGGCCGCGGCGGCAGTCGCCGACGAGGCCGCGGCGCAGGGGCTTTCCGTGCGCCGGTGCACCGACGGGATATTCGACGCTGTCGCCGACACCGAGACGCCCCAGGGAGTCCTGGCCGTGATCGCCACGCCGGACCCGCCGCCGGTTTCGGGCCCCGCGTTGCTCCTGGTCGTTGACGGAGTGCAAGACCCGGGCAACGTCGGCGCCATGGTCCGCAGCGCCGCCGCGGCGGGCGCGACGGGCGTAGTCTGCGCCCCGGGCACGGCCGACGCCTACAGCCCCAAGGCCATGCGAGCGGGCGCGGGCGGGCAGTTTCGCGTGCCCATTCGGAAAGCGGCCGAACCGGCGGACCTCGAGTCGCTCGCCGACGATGTCGACATATATGCGGCCGTCACCGACGCCGATCTGACCTATCACGACATCGACTTGACTCGCCCCTGCGGACTGATCGTGGGCGCCGAATCGGCCGGTGTTTCGCCTGCGTGGCGCGCCGCGAGCCGCGCGACCGTCCGCGTGCCGATGCACGCCGAGGTCGAGTCGCTCAACGCGGCCGCCGCGGCCGCCGTTATCCTGTTCGAGGCCGCGCGGCAGCGCGTGGCTGCCTCTACCAACAAAGATCCTGGTGCGCGAGCGGATTGA
- the pheS gene encoding phenylalanine--tRNA ligase subunit alpha — translation MRERIDELLAAARAELAQAGSDAALEAWRVAHLGRRSALTGILRSIRELPPEDRRAAGQAANAARQALEEAFAAHQQSLSQRADGSGPDVTMPGYPVRLGRLHPLTRTLREIRAVLAPLGFRAVSGPEVEWDRYNFELLNIPADHPARDMWDTFHLQQQARPGDLLLRTHTSPVQARVMEQVRPPVRVIAPGKVYRYENRDASHESEFMQVEGLAIDERITMADLRGTLTHFVRAMFGPDRELRIRASYFPFTEPSAEAEMSCHACDGGGCSVCGGSGWIEILGAGMVHPTVLANVGYDPEVYQGFAFGMGVERIAMLKYGVTDIRSFYRNDLRFLRQFH, via the coding sequence GTGCGCGAGCGGATTGACGAGCTGCTGGCCGCGGCGCGGGCCGAGCTGGCGCAGGCCGGCTCCGACGCGGCGTTGGAAGCCTGGCGCGTGGCGCACCTGGGACGGCGCAGCGCGCTCACCGGCATCCTGCGGTCGATCCGCGAGCTGCCCCCCGAGGACCGCCGGGCCGCCGGCCAGGCCGCCAACGCCGCGCGCCAGGCCCTCGAGGAGGCGTTTGCCGCCCACCAACAGAGCCTGAGCCAGCGCGCCGATGGGTCAGGCCCCGACGTCACCATGCCGGGCTACCCCGTGCGACTCGGCCGGCTGCATCCGCTGACGCGCACGCTGCGCGAAATTCGCGCGGTGCTCGCGCCATTGGGCTTCCGCGCCGTCAGCGGGCCGGAGGTGGAGTGGGACCGCTACAACTTCGAGCTGCTCAACATTCCCGCCGACCATCCGGCCCGCGACATGTGGGACACCTTCCATCTCCAGCAGCAGGCGCGGCCCGGCGATCTGCTGCTGCGAACCCACACGTCGCCGGTGCAGGCGCGCGTGATGGAGCAGGTGCGGCCGCCGGTGCGCGTGATCGCGCCGGGCAAGGTCTATCGCTACGAAAACCGCGACGCCTCGCACGAGTCCGAGTTCATGCAGGTCGAGGGGCTGGCGATCGACGAGCGCATCACGATGGCGGACCTGCGCGGCACGCTGACCCACTTCGTGCGCGCGATGTTCGGCCCGGACCGCGAGCTGCGGATTCGCGCCAGCTATTTTCCCTTCACCGAGCCCAGCGCCGAGGCCGAGATGTCCTGCCACGCCTGTGACGGCGGCGGCTGTTCGGTCTGCGGGGGCAGCGGCTGGATCGAGATTCTGGGCGCGGGGATGGTGCATCCCACGGTGCTGGCGAACGTGGGCTACGACCCCGAGGTGTATCAAGGCTTCGCCTTTGGCATGGGCGTGGAGCGGATCGCCATGCTGAAATACGGCGTCACCGACATCCGCAGCTTTTACCGCAACGACCTGCGGTTCCTCAGGCAGTTCCACTAG
- the pheT gene encoding phenylalanine--tRNA ligase subunit beta, whose translation MRVPYEWLCELSGVDAPVDEAARRLTDAGFEVAEIHRAGEHWDRVVVGEVVRIDPHPNADRLNLPTVTTGADEFQVVCGAWNFASGDRIAFAHEGARLWDAYSDEPRLKELKPTKIRGVVSRGMLCSNRELGLSDDHEGILILEPDAPVGRPLTEVLGDEVIEFELKANRPDALSVLGIAREAAALFGTEVRSPIPDARASDGEPWPSVQLEIDDPALCARYSAAFVRDVEVAESPAWLRKRLELAGMRPINTIVDVTNYVMLETGQPLHAFDWDTIRGGLIGVRTARAGERLVTLDGQDRELTGETLCIVDGEGPVALAGVMGGLATEVTDATSTVLLESATFDPVSIRRTAHRLALRSEASRRFEKNLPPELTEPALRRCVQLIETIGAGRGEFLSGDAYPAPSQPEPVSLEFDRIERLMGLAYECTEVRRALQALAFTVTETDDLLHVQPPFWRRDVTTPADVVEEVARLLGYDRIPNTLPTGGVTDTVPGELDPRDDELRDVMVGLGFTECVTYALTSEARLARLVSPDLLDADPETPLGDPETWEMVQRSAMNDAGRALADRLLPLHRAPLAIRNPLSSDESTLRLTGLATMLETLRANRRHTDRDLLLFECQPTFLPRQDDLPDEPLLLTAVIGERVSAGRWDETATVELPFVRGVVDEVLARSGVDQPTVSHEEVEHPTFAAGQAVGVTQAGRTLAAYGAIEPEVAAAYDLDERAWALLVDVGALRAASAGPPSFTPWSEYPAALRDLAVVVDEGVAQAEVLETIRRAGRPLLASVRMFDEYRGEQIAAGKRSLAYALSYAAPDRTLTDKEADKAHNRVVRALQHRLGAELRG comes from the coding sequence ATGCGGGTGCCCTACGAGTGGCTGTGCGAGCTGTCGGGCGTCGATGCGCCGGTTGACGAGGCGGCGCGGCGGCTGACGGACGCGGGCTTCGAGGTGGCCGAGATTCACCGCGCCGGCGAGCACTGGGACCGGGTGGTGGTGGGCGAAGTCGTGCGCATCGACCCACATCCCAATGCCGATCGGCTCAACCTGCCGACGGTGACCACCGGCGCGGACGAGTTCCAAGTCGTGTGTGGCGCGTGGAACTTCGCGTCCGGCGACAGGATCGCCTTCGCACACGAGGGCGCGCGGCTGTGGGACGCCTACTCCGACGAGCCGCGGCTCAAGGAGCTAAAGCCGACCAAGATTCGCGGCGTGGTCTCACGCGGCATGTTGTGCTCGAACCGCGAGTTGGGACTGAGCGACGACCACGAGGGCATCCTGATCCTGGAGCCCGATGCGCCCGTGGGCCGCCCGCTGACCGAGGTCCTCGGCGACGAGGTGATCGAATTCGAGCTCAAGGCCAACCGCCCGGACGCCCTCTCGGTGCTGGGCATCGCGCGCGAGGCCGCCGCGCTCTTCGGCACCGAGGTCCGCTCGCCGATCCCCGACGCTCGGGCGAGCGACGGTGAACCGTGGCCGTCGGTGCAGCTGGAGATCGACGACCCGGCGCTCTGCGCCCGTTACTCGGCGGCGTTCGTGCGCGACGTGGAGGTGGCCGAGTCGCCGGCCTGGCTGCGCAAGCGGCTGGAGCTGGCGGGCATGCGGCCGATCAACACGATCGTGGACGTGACGAACTACGTGATGCTGGAAACCGGACAGCCGCTGCACGCGTTCGACTGGGACACCATCCGCGGCGGCCTGATCGGCGTCCGCACGGCCAGGGCCGGCGAGCGGCTGGTGACGCTGGACGGCCAGGACCGCGAACTAACCGGCGAGACGCTCTGCATCGTGGACGGCGAAGGCCCGGTGGCGCTGGCGGGCGTGATGGGCGGGCTGGCTACCGAAGTCACCGACGCCACGTCGACGGTGCTGCTGGAATCGGCCACGTTCGACCCCGTGAGCATTCGCCGCACGGCGCACCGGCTGGCGCTGCGCAGCGAGGCGTCGCGCCGGTTCGAGAAAAACCTCCCCCCTGAACTCACCGAACCCGCGCTGCGACGCTGCGTGCAACTCATCGAGACCATCGGCGCGGGACGCGGGGAGTTCCTGTCGGGCGACGCCTACCCGGCACCGAGTCAACCCGAGCCGGTTTCGCTCGAGTTCGACCGCATCGAGCGCCTCATGGGCCTGGCCTACGAATGCACCGAGGTGCGGCGCGCGCTCCAGGCGCTGGCCTTCACGGTGACCGAGACCGACGACCTGTTGCACGTGCAGCCGCCGTTCTGGCGCCGCGACGTGACCACGCCCGCCGACGTGGTGGAAGAGGTCGCGCGGCTGCTGGGCTATGACCGCATCCCGAATACGCTGCCCACCGGCGGCGTGACCGACACGGTGCCGGGCGAGCTTGACCCCCGCGACGACGAGCTGCGGGACGTGATGGTCGGCCTTGGATTCACCGAGTGCGTGACCTATGCGCTCACGAGCGAGGCCCGCCTGGCGCGGCTTGTGTCGCCCGACCTGCTGGACGCCGATCCGGAAACGCCGCTGGGCGATCCGGAGACCTGGGAAATGGTTCAGCGTTCCGCGATGAATGACGCCGGGCGCGCGCTTGCCGACCGCCTGTTGCCGCTGCACCGAGCGCCGCTGGCGATCCGTAATCCGCTGTCGTCCGATGAGTCGACACTGCGGCTCACCGGCCTGGCGACGATGCTGGAGACCCTGCGCGCCAACCGCCGCCACACCGACCGCGACCTGCTGCTCTTCGAGTGCCAGCCGACATTCCTGCCGCGCCAGGACGACCTGCCGGATGAGCCGCTGCTGCTGACGGCGGTGATTGGTGAGCGCGTCAGTGCCGGGCGCTGGGACGAGACCGCGACCGTCGAGCTTCCGTTCGTCCGCGGCGTCGTCGACGAAGTGCTGGCGCGGTCTGGCGTCGACCAGCCCACGGTCAGCCACGAGGAGGTCGAGCACCCGACGTTCGCGGCCGGGCAGGCGGTGGGAGTGACACAAGCCGGTCGAACGCTGGCCGCCTATGGCGCCATCGAGCCGGAGGTGGCCGCGGCCTACGACCTGGACGAACGCGCCTGGGCGCTGCTGGTGGACGTGGGCGCGCTGCGGGCAGCCTCGGCCGGCCCGCCGTCGTTCACGCCCTGGTCGGAGTATCCGGCTGCGCTGCGTGACCTGGCGGTCGTCGTCGACGAGGGCGTGGCCCAAGCCGAGGTGCTGGAAACCATCCGGCGCGCCGGGCGGCCGCTGCTGGCCTCGGTGCGCATGTTTGACGAGTACCGCGGCGAACAGATCGCGGCCGGCAAGCGCAGCCTGGCATACGCGCTGAGCTATGCGGCGCCGGACCGGACGCTCACCGATAAGGAGGCCGACAAGGCGCACAACCGCGTCGTCCGGGCGCTCCAGCACCGGCTGGGAGCGGAGTTGCGGGGCTAG